One segment of Danio aesculapii chromosome 3, fDanAes4.1, whole genome shotgun sequence DNA contains the following:
- the nudt9 gene encoding ADP-ribose pyrophosphatase, mitochondrial yields MKSVSRKWVASVHVALSLIGLPFSAGTSGTCRRNGISIIPSVFASSSSSSSLHMAPPAHIKARCAVYPGSDTHRFPVPDDKVDWETDWPQYSPVNYTAPAVLKKPVWADLEIGAFCPQFNSLDGSVDRRSHEGQYRIQNGIPLNPHGRTGLEGRGLLGRWGPNHAADPIVTRWKKDSSGQRFLNSNSKLPVLQFVSIKRLDCGEWAIPGGMVDPGERVSQTLQREFSEEALNSLKASDSEREKIQKRISELFSSAGLEVYKGYVDDPRNTDNAWMETVAVNFHDESGDSVSELPLQAGDDAGQVSWTDIDSSLALYANHSQFLKTVAEERKAHW; encoded by the exons ATGAAATCAGTTTCCCGTAAATGGGTTGCGTCGGTACATGTAGCGCTTAGTCTTATTGGGCTCCCCTTCTCTGCTGGCACAAGTGGAACCTG CAGGAGGAACGGCATTAGCATCATTCCCAGTGTCTTtgcatcctcatcatcatcatcatctctccaCATGGCTCCTCCCGCACATATTAAAGCTCGCTGTGCTGTGTATCCTGGCTCAGACACTCACAGATTTCCTGTCCCAGATGACAAAGTTGACTGGGAGACAGACTGGCCCCAGTACAGCCCTGTTAACTACACAGCCCCCGCTGTGCTGAAAAAGCCTGTTTGGGCTGATCTAGAGATTGG TGCATTTTGTCCACAGTTCAACTCATTGGATGGATCTGTAGACAGAAGAAGCCATGAGGGCCAATATCGCATACAGAATGGCATACCACT TAATCCACATGGAAGAACTGGACTGGAGGGTCGAGGATTACTAGGAAGGTGGGGTCCCAACCACGCTGCTGACCCAATAGTTACCAG GTGGAAAAAAGACTCGTCAGGGCAACGTTTCCTTAACTCTAATTCTAAATTACCAGTATTGCAGTTTGTATCCATCAAGAGGCTAGACTGTGGTGAATGGGCCATCCCAGGG GGAATGGTGGATCCTGGAGAGCGCGTTTCTCAAACGCTGCAGCGCGAGTTCTCGGAAGAGGCACTGAactctctgaaagcatctgacaGCGAGAGAGAAAAGATCCAGAAGCGGATCTCTGAGCTTTTCAGCTCGGCGGGTCTTGAG GTGTATAAAGGTTATGTTGATGATCCAAGAAACACAGACAATGCCTGGATGGAAACAGTTGCAGTCAACTTCCATGATGAATCAG GAGACAGTGTGAGTGAACTTCCACTGCAAGCCGGTGATGATGCCGGTCAGGTGAGCTGGACCGACATAGACTCTTCTCTAGCCCTTTATGCCAATCACTCTCAATTCCTGAAGACAGTTGCTGAGGAAAGAAAAGCCCACTGGTAA
- the ppp4ca gene encoding serine/threonine-protein phosphatase 4 catalytic subunit A, with protein MCVIMGDFIDLDRQIEQLRRCELIKENEVKALCAKAREILVEESNVQSVDSPVTICGDIHGQFYDLKELFRVGGEVPETNYLFMGDFVDRGFYSVETFLLLLALKVRYPDRITLIRGNHESRQITQVYGFYDECLRKYGSVTVWRYCTEIFDYLSLSAIVDGKIFCVHGGLSPSIQTLDQIRTIDRKQEVPHDGPMCDLLWSDPEDTTGWGVSPRGAGYLFGSDVVAQFNAANDISMICRAHQLVMEGYKWHFNDTVLTVWSAPNYCYRCGNVAAILELDEHLQKEFIIFEAAPQETRGLPSKKPVADYFL; from the exons atgtgtgtcaTCATGGGCGACTTCATTGACCTGGACAGACAAATCGAACAACTCCGACGTTGTGAACTTATCAAGGAAAATGAAGTCAAGGCATTGTGTGCCAAAGCAAG GGAGATTCTGGTGGAAGAGAGTAATGTTCAGAGTGTAGATTCTCCAGTCACA ATCTGTGGTGACATACATGGCCAGTTTTATGATTTAAAGGAGCTCTTTAGG GTCGGGGGTGAAGTCCCAGAAACAAACTACCTCTTCATGGGAGACTTTGTGGACCGAGGGTTTTATAGTGTGGAGACGTTTCTGTTGCTGCtagcattaaag gtgCGATACCCTGACAGAATTACACTGATAAGAGGGAATCACGAGTCTAGGCAGATCACACAAGTGTATGGCTTTTATGACGAGTGTCTCCGAAAATATGGCTCTGTCACAGTATGGAGGTACTGCACCGAGATCTTTGACTACCTGTCGCTCTCTGCTATTGTTGATGGGAAG ATATTTTGTGTGCACGGTGGCCTTTCACCATCTATTCAGACCTTGGATCAGATCAGGACTATTGACAGAAAACAGGAGGTTCCTCATGACGGACCCATGTGTGACCTACTGTGGTCCGATCCAGAAG ACACCACGGGCTGGGGTGTGAGTCCGAGAGGAGCTGGATATCTGTTTGGTAGTGACGTGGTGGCACAGTTTAATGCTGCCAATGATATCAGCATGATCTGCAGAGCACATCAGCTGGTCATGGAGGGCTACAAGTGGCATTTCAATGACACTGTATTAACAGTATGGTCTGCTCCAAACTACTGTTATAG ATGTGGGAATGTGGCAGCCATTTTGGAGCTTGATGAGCATCTCCAGAAGGAGTTCATCATATTTGAAGCTGCCCCGCAGGAAACCAGAGGCCTCCCTTCAAAGAAACCTGTTGCTGACTATTTCCTTTGA
- the mapk3 gene encoding mitogen-activated protein kinase 3 — protein MAESGSSAAAAGAAGSNSSAAGAGGAVAPGGPNGAAGSKPGLESVKGQNFDVGPRYTDLQYIGEGAYGMVCSAFDNVNKIRVAIKKISPFEHQTYCQRTLREIKILLRFHHENIIGINDILRARHIDYMRDVYIVQDLMETDLYKLLKTQQLSNDHICYFLYQILRGLKYIHSANVLHRDLKPSNLLINTTCDLKICDFGLARIADPEHDHTGFLTEYVATRWYRAPEIMLNSKGYTKSIDIWSVGCILAEMLSNRPIFPGKHYLDQLNHILGVLGSPSQDDLNCIINMKARNYLQSLPQKPKIPWNKLFPKADNKALDLLDRMLTFNPIKRITVEEALAHPYLEQYYDPSDEPVAEEPFTFNMELDDLPKEKLKELIFEETARFQANYQGS, from the exons ATGGCGGAATCGGGCAGTAGCGCGGCGGCGGCCGGAGCCGCGGGCTCGAATAGCAGTGCCGCCGGGGCTGGAGGAGCCGTCGCACCCGGGGGACCAAACGGAGCGGCGGGATCCAAGCCTGGCCTGGAGTCTGTGAAGGGACAGAATTTTGATGTTGGCCCCCGATACACTGATCTCCAATACATCGGGGAGGGGGCCTACGGGATGGTCTG CTCAGCTTTTGATAATGTGAATAAGATCCGGGTGGCCATTAAGAAGATAAGTCCATTTGAACACCAGACCTACTGCCAGCGCACCCTGAGAGAGATCAAAATCCTCCTGCGGTTCCATCATGAGAACATCATCGGGATCAATGACATCCTGAGAGCTCGCCACATTGATTATATGAGGGATGT CTATATCGTGCAGGACCTGATGGAGACCGACCTATATAAACTGCTGAAGACACAGCAACTCAGCAACGACCATATCTGCTACTTTCTGTATCAGATCCTGCGAGGGCTGAAATACATTCACTCTGCCAATGTGCTGCACAGAGACCTGAAGCCCTCAAACCTTCTCATCAACACCACCTGTGACCTCAAG ATCTGTGACTTTGGGTTGGCACGGATAGCCGACCCTGAACATGACCACACTGGATTTCTCACAGAGTATGTGGCTACTCGCTGGTACCGTGCCCCTGAGATCATGCTCAACTCCAAG GGCTACACCAAGTCCATTGATATTTGGTCTGTGGGATGCATCCTGGCTGAGATGTTGTCCAACAGACCCATCTTCCCCGGGAAGCACTATCTGGACCAGCTCAACCATATATTGG GTGTTTTGGGCTCCCCCTCTCAAGATGATCTGAACTGCATTATCAACATGAAGGCCAGGAACTACCTCCAGTCTTTACCACAGAAACCCAAGATCCCATGGAACAAGCTGTTTCCCAAAGCAGACAACAAAG CTTTGGATTTATTGGATCGCATGTTAACCTTTAACCCTATCAAACGTATAACTGTGGAGGAAGCACTGGCCCATCCCTACCTTGAGCAGTACTATGACCCATCTGATGAG cCGGTAGCTGAGGAACCCTTCACTTTCAACATGGAGCTGGACGACCTTCCTAAAGAAAAGCTGAAAGAGCTCATCTTTGAGGAGACGGCACGCTTCCAGGCCAATTACCAGGGTTCCTGA